A stretch of Vibrio sp. B1FLJ16 DNA encodes these proteins:
- a CDS encoding oligosaccharide flippase family protein: protein MFQAIQQKLQSTPRGQNSLLSLGLKTAITRVFSALFAFLLTVIVSRTTDASIAGQFFFLFNLVSLIAIISQLGFDVALVRYNAIAFNSADIQDQSDNYRTALSRSMAFCIVSGFVIFTAFYCFPNIINQTNTPMFTVALALLCVPLLVLGQTNSRVLQTSKRVVSSLFALQLGVAMLTFFFVAALDTLGTKSIDHLIAALLLACVIVAVSSTYSWCSSDQYRKPTPKPNLKLMASAKEIWFGSIFSNILQWGSLVIAGFFISTSELGLLAAAQRTSLLIGFVLITINFVVAPMFASLYKEGEMDKLRNLSQLACRLNLAIALVPVLICTLFPAFVMQFFGEEFIAAAPLLVALSIGQLINVATGSVGFLLLMSGHERTMKYITICSGTIAIILLIILCQSHGVLGAAWAMAIGMAIQNLAALYFVKRYLGFFPVG from the coding sequence ATGTTTCAAGCCATTCAACAAAAGCTGCAGTCAACACCGCGCGGCCAAAACAGTTTGCTATCTCTGGGGTTAAAAACTGCAATAACAAGGGTTTTCAGTGCGCTGTTTGCATTTCTCCTTACGGTCATCGTTTCTCGCACTACAGATGCCTCAATCGCGGGGCAATTTTTTTTCTTGTTTAACCTGGTCTCACTCATCGCTATTATTTCGCAGCTAGGTTTTGATGTGGCTTTGGTGCGCTACAATGCCATTGCATTTAACAGTGCAGATATACAGGATCAAAGTGACAACTACAGAACCGCGCTATCAAGGAGTATGGCATTCTGTATCGTTTCTGGATTCGTTATATTTACTGCGTTCTATTGCTTCCCGAACATCATTAATCAGACAAACACCCCGATGTTCACAGTGGCACTTGCTCTGCTCTGTGTCCCTTTATTAGTACTCGGACAAACCAACAGCCGGGTACTTCAGACAAGTAAAAGGGTGGTATCTTCTCTTTTTGCTTTGCAGTTGGGTGTTGCCATGCTGACGTTTTTCTTTGTTGCAGCGCTGGATACATTGGGCACAAAAAGCATCGATCACTTAATAGCCGCGCTGCTATTGGCATGTGTCATTGTTGCTGTTTCATCAACCTATAGTTGGTGTTCCTCAGATCAGTATCGAAAGCCTACCCCAAAGCCTAATCTGAAGCTGATGGCATCCGCTAAAGAAATCTGGTTCGGTAGTATCTTTAGCAATATTCTCCAGTGGGGAAGTTTAGTTATTGCCGGTTTCTTTATCTCAACCTCAGAGTTGGGCTTATTAGCTGCTGCTCAACGAACCTCTCTGCTAATTGGCTTTGTGCTCATAACTATTAACTTTGTCGTCGCGCCTATGTTTGCGTCACTCTACAAAGAAGGAGAAATGGACAAACTACGTAACCTCAGCCAATTAGCCTGCCGACTGAACCTCGCCATAGCGCTCGTCCCAGTTTTAATCTGTACGCTGTTCCCTGCATTTGTGATGCAGTTCTTTGGTGAAGAATTTATTGCTGCAGCCCCACTTTTAGTTGCTCTATCTATTGGTCAGTTGATTAACGTAGCAACAGGTTCAGTCGGCTTCTTGCTATTAATGAGTGGTCATGAGCGCACGATGAAATACATCACCATTTGCTCTGGAACGATTGCGATAATTTTGCTGATTATTCTATGTCAAAGCCACGGCGTACTAGGTGCAGCTTGGGCAATGGCAATCGGCATGGCAATACAAAACCTCGCCGCTCTTTACTTTGTTAAACGTTATCTAGGTTTCTTTCCGGTAGGTTAA
- a CDS encoding VanZ family protein — translation MSLKFARISFCLVSLLTITLSLWKSSEISHVTYLKMENYIGGSTTLHFTFSVMIGFFAVFTFPHVASPTKSDAFGIRLLLCLLLVISLEEFSQLFITNRTFSFDDLSTNWTGMMLGYFSAKVFKLLRQESY, via the coding sequence ATGTCGTTAAAATTTGCACGCATTAGTTTCTGTTTAGTTTCGCTTCTGACTATTACTCTTTCTTTATGGAAGAGTTCGGAGATAAGCCACGTTACTTATCTCAAGATGGAGAATTACATAGGTGGTTCAACAACTCTCCATTTTACCTTTAGCGTTATGATTGGCTTTTTTGCAGTATTTACTTTTCCTCACGTCGCAAGTCCGACCAAATCGGACGCGTTTGGTATTCGCCTGTTACTATGCCTTCTCTTGGTCATTTCCCTGGAGGAATTTAGTCAACTGTTTATCACTAACCGTACATTTAGCTTCGATGACTTAAGCACCAACTGGACGGGCATGATGCTTGGCTACTTTTCAGCTAAGGTATTTAAACTTTTACGCCAAGAGAGCTACTGA
- a CDS encoding putative capsular polysaccharide synthesis family protein: protein MKYSIARQFEKNQELRADNFVLVYQMGKVGSSSIEHTLSERNIPSYHIHTFDDHEEFYMYHNKKDVSKFFDFKNRAIYRLVLNQRKRILQKREQIKIVTLVRDPIATVLSRFFQDLHLQFIEGKKNDAIHRDMAITYKHLEHCFDNYINLNYFTGWFDNELKRNFNIDIMRQDLDSSQPFFTFSNEQAEVILIKCEHLSSLDKEIGEFLKLDDFVLKNSNEAKNKWYSNVHQYFKQHYDFSKLFYMYDLPLYQHLYSVEERETFKSKWQQTPGTKSS, encoded by the coding sequence ATGAAATATTCAATCGCCCGACAATTTGAAAAGAACCAAGAACTTAGGGCAGACAACTTCGTTTTGGTGTACCAGATGGGTAAAGTCGGCTCATCATCCATCGAACACACCTTGAGTGAACGTAACATTCCTAGTTACCACATTCACACCTTCGATGATCACGAAGAGTTCTACATGTATCACAACAAAAAAGATGTGAGCAAATTCTTCGATTTCAAGAACCGTGCAATCTATCGCCTTGTGCTCAACCAAAGAAAACGTATTCTGCAAAAACGTGAACAAATTAAAATCGTCACTTTAGTCCGCGACCCTATCGCTACCGTTCTGTCACGCTTTTTCCAGGATCTTCATTTGCAGTTTATCGAAGGAAAGAAGAATGATGCCATTCACCGTGACATGGCAATCACATACAAACATCTGGAGCACTGCTTCGATAATTACATCAACCTTAACTATTTTACAGGTTGGTTCGATAACGAACTAAAGCGTAATTTTAATATTGATATCATGCGTCAGGATTTAGACAGCAGCCAGCCTTTCTTCACATTCAGCAATGAGCAAGCGGAGGTCATTCTTATCAAATGTGAACACCTTAGTTCTCTGGACAAAGAAATAGGTGAGTTTCTGAAGCTGGATGATTTCGTTCTGAAAAACAGTAACGAAGCGAAGAACAAATGGTATTCCAATGTGCATCAGTACTTTAAACAGCACTACGACTTTTCCAAGCTTTTCTACATGTATGACTTACCACTTTACCAGCACCTTTACTCCGTGGAGGAGAGAGAGACCTTTAAATCCAAATGGCAGCAAACTCCGGGAACCAAGTCATCATGA
- a CDS encoding O-antigen ligase family protein has product MVSTNSSAPVSNRIPLLAAFTLALFFLPVKFAAGGMYLAPSDIVSLLSVGLVALVILEGNSNKLLHPCIGFLMLFTGYIFINGLINRVPFSPLITETMQWLAILCLLSLLYAYGAFNDDRVMVYFTYLLFIICSLVAAWHFAQGYQSGFKLLGVSKYGFGVLCSLLYLYRDKIRAFHVLMLISLALLILSQERKALLGFCLLFTLDQLFIKNLIKKSLRETYIWTIFFGLCFVVIATISSTFYVGFDVLADKLEITQEDIVFANQSEARWVSNLHRKILLANGMDILQQYPILGVGAKMLPSFMLSYFTYEQLAIYTHNFVLDTAIEYGLVGIALLFGGYFLFIKFCFRSLDENRKSLLLALYALIMVFFVAVNTTIILILLLPVIISQRHETESYTITPSLNADKTKTFITQGIDK; this is encoded by the coding sequence ATGGTCTCTACCAACAGCTCTGCGCCAGTAAGTAACCGGATACCATTGCTAGCTGCGTTTACACTGGCACTATTCTTTTTGCCGGTAAAATTTGCAGCAGGCGGAATGTATCTTGCTCCCTCCGATATCGTCAGTTTACTGTCTGTCGGCCTGGTTGCACTTGTCATACTGGAAGGAAACTCGAATAAGCTGTTGCATCCGTGTATCGGATTTTTGATGCTGTTTACTGGCTATATATTTATCAATGGTCTGATTAACCGAGTACCATTTTCTCCACTTATCACAGAAACCATGCAGTGGCTGGCTATTTTATGCTTGCTGAGTTTGCTATACGCCTATGGAGCATTCAACGACGACCGAGTAATGGTGTACTTTACTTACCTACTGTTCATCATTTGTAGTCTGGTCGCTGCATGGCACTTTGCTCAAGGCTATCAAAGCGGGTTTAAACTGCTTGGCGTGAGTAAGTATGGATTTGGAGTACTCTGCTCTTTACTCTATCTGTACCGGGATAAAATTCGAGCTTTCCATGTTCTTATGCTTATCTCATTAGCTTTACTGATCTTATCGCAAGAGCGTAAAGCGCTGCTCGGATTCTGTCTGCTGTTTACCCTTGACCAGCTTTTCATTAAAAACCTGATCAAAAAATCACTAAGAGAAACTTATATCTGGACCATATTTTTTGGTCTCTGTTTCGTTGTTATAGCAACGATATCAAGCACCTTCTATGTGGGTTTTGATGTACTGGCAGATAAACTGGAAATTACACAAGAAGATATTGTGTTCGCCAATCAGAGCGAAGCCAGATGGGTATCGAATTTGCACCGTAAGATTCTGCTTGCAAACGGAATGGACATCCTACAGCAATATCCAATCCTAGGTGTGGGAGCCAAGATGCTCCCTAGCTTCATGCTCAGCTATTTCACTTACGAACAGCTGGCAATTTACACTCACAACTTTGTTCTTGATACCGCAATCGAATACGGATTAGTGGGAATTGCACTACTTTTTGGCGGGTACTTTCTCTTTATTAAATTTTGTTTTCGTAGCCTCGATGAGAACAGAAAAAGTCTCTTGCTCGCGTTATACGCACTCATCATGGTCTTTTTCGTCGCCGTTAACACCACCATTATTCTGATACTTCTGCTACCAGTGATCATTAGCCAAAGACACGAGACAGAATCGTACACCATAACTCCGTCACTCAATGCAGATAAAACCAAGACTTTTATTACTCAAGGAATTGATAAATGA
- a CDS encoding polysaccharide biosynthesis/export family protein: MNPLFKLISFTLLLLSTFANASSSEQTYQLDTGDTISIQVYGEEDLSIKNILITSDGYFDYPYLGRIKAISKTPKQLKYEIETGLKGDYLINPKVMVTINNFRLFYVNGEVRKPGGFEYKPGLTIEKAIALAGGLTDRASRKSINLTRHNTGTTVEGVSMHRAVEPGDIVFIDQSFF, from the coding sequence ATGAATCCATTATTTAAATTGATTAGCTTCACGCTATTGCTGCTAAGTACCTTCGCCAACGCCAGTTCAAGTGAACAAACTTACCAACTTGATACTGGTGACACCATTTCGATTCAAGTCTATGGCGAGGAAGATCTTTCCATAAAAAATATTCTCATTACATCAGATGGTTACTTTGATTATCCCTATCTTGGCCGAATCAAGGCCATTAGTAAGACGCCAAAACAACTAAAATATGAGATTGAAACTGGCTTAAAAGGCGACTACCTGATTAACCCTAAAGTCATGGTGACGATAAACAATTTTCGCCTTTTTTACGTAAATGGCGAGGTTCGTAAACCTGGAGGGTTTGAGTACAAGCCGGGACTGACGATTGAAAAAGCCATTGCGCTCGCTGGAGGCCTGACAGACAGAGCCTCACGCAAAAGTATCAATCTTACCAGGCACAATACCGGGACTACCGTTGAGGGTGTCAGCATGCATCGCGCTGTTGAACCCGGAGACATTGTTTTTATCGATCAAAGCTTCTTCTAA
- a CDS encoding glycosyltransferase: MKTKILHIINDLSQNGGAQKFLVDLVLNHKPDYEIKVLVLCDDNDYLELLSEQGIECFNWQALSLTQKWSLLRWPDLVHGHLYPSIYLALLAVGKKRIQTEHCSHNRRRDYPLFKFMEHLLYRGHDLTVSISEKVQDELVKFMPRYQSKYHVVHNGVDLSRFSMVPKKARDFSHKPTVDIAMVGRLHGHKDHETLIHALAALPDNYHLHLAGEGEKKSALQALAQRLNVTQRVQFHGVVSNIPLFLSEMDIYVQSSHVEGFGLAAVEAMAAGLPVLSSNVPGLDEVTGRDEFLFNVGDSTQLADKVQSLIEDSELYDNSTEYSVNRAKLYTIDKFREGYYGLYQQLCASK, encoded by the coding sequence ATGAAGACAAAGATTCTACATATTATTAATGACTTATCCCAAAATGGCGGGGCACAAAAATTCCTGGTGGATCTAGTGTTGAACCACAAGCCAGATTACGAGATAAAAGTTCTGGTCTTGTGTGATGATAATGACTATTTAGAGTTACTCTCCGAACAAGGTATAGAGTGTTTCAACTGGCAAGCACTCTCACTCACCCAAAAATGGTCGTTACTACGCTGGCCCGATTTGGTGCACGGACATCTGTATCCTTCTATCTACCTAGCGCTGCTCGCTGTTGGAAAAAAGCGCATACAAACCGAACACTGTTCGCACAACCGTCGCAGAGATTACCCGCTATTTAAATTCATGGAACATCTTTTATACCGGGGTCACGATCTCACTGTCAGCATCAGTGAAAAAGTCCAGGATGAGCTAGTCAAATTTATGCCACGTTACCAGAGCAAATATCATGTGGTGCATAACGGTGTAGATTTAAGTCGCTTTTCAATGGTCCCTAAAAAGGCCCGTGACTTCAGTCATAAGCCAACTGTTGACATTGCTATGGTGGGCCGTCTTCATGGGCACAAAGATCATGAAACCCTTATCCATGCACTTGCTGCGTTGCCTGACAATTACCACCTTCATTTAGCCGGTGAGGGAGAAAAAAAGTCAGCTCTGCAAGCGTTAGCTCAAAGACTCAATGTGACTCAGAGAGTTCAGTTTCATGGTGTAGTTTCCAATATCCCCCTCTTTCTCAGTGAAATGGATATATATGTTCAATCTTCACATGTAGAAGGCTTTGGTTTGGCAGCCGTCGAAGCCATGGCTGCCGGATTACCTGTTTTATCATCCAATGTGCCAGGCCTTGATGAAGTAACGGGACGAGATGAATTCTTATTTAATGTCGGAGACAGCACTCAGCTGGCTGATAAAGTCCAGAGCCTGATTGAAGACAGTGAACTTTATGATAATTCGACTGAATACTCGGTAAATCGCGCCAAACTCTACACTATCGATAAATTTAGAGAGGGTTACTATGGTCTCTACCAACAGCTCTGCGCCAGTAAGTAA
- a CDS encoding polysaccharide biosynthesis tyrosine autokinase has product MNGTPPNSLQMNKGELIRFGHHFKTLKKNWLSIVAFTLIFSLTCTWFIYSKKSVYQATATLLIQDEQKSALSIEEVYGVDTTKKEYYQTQIAILQSNHIADKVIRELNLTELPEFTSSKGLKAKIDAIKSIPLIQDLLNVAPSPKETSQFSRSYYQTLQIFKNKLDIDPVRNTQLVKIRFRSADPVLATKIANAVGQAYIDANFEAKLVVTQNASTWLTNNAQKLEERLRNSEQALQEFLLQEGLIDINGIDDIYANELEELSRKLNTAVNNRIEAQTLIELLKSKSSQNLDSLLSIDEFANQAQIRDLKLSEAQAEKSVSELSQRYGPKHDRMIQAQAQLRSIQQRTEQLIREISFSKQQDLLAAKAQEEMLRTELNNKKVDFQSLGSQKTRFEQLKREVESNKDLYETFLNREKETSATSDYRNVTARFTDKAIIPLFPVAPQRMKLVLTAAFFGFAIACALIIILETLRDVIRTASDVEEKLGMTCLGTIPMVKNRRLRKGGVTYTAYLDKDEKLFSEACRSVRTSLLLKLTNSQQKILAFTSSIPEEGKTSTSINMAASFSKMEKVLIIDCDLRRPSLAKRFNIPESQPGLTNILSMDTAIKDCLVRVEEANLDVLPTGLIPPNPQELLASSRFKKLLEHFQEKYDRIIIDTPPLISISDALIIGQYTNGLITVIRSESTKAPLVNIALSKQIQHSVPSLGVLITQGKYKDGETLYVQKYAY; this is encoded by the coding sequence ATGAACGGAACCCCTCCAAACAGCCTTCAGATGAACAAAGGCGAACTTATTCGCTTTGGACATCACTTTAAAACGCTTAAAAAAAATTGGCTAAGCATTGTCGCTTTCACTTTGATTTTTTCATTAACTTGCACTTGGTTTATATATTCCAAAAAGTCTGTTTACCAAGCGACAGCCACATTATTGATTCAAGACGAGCAAAAGAGCGCTCTGTCTATTGAAGAAGTGTATGGCGTGGATACTACTAAAAAAGAATACTATCAAACGCAAATTGCGATTCTGCAGTCGAATCATATCGCAGACAAAGTCATCAGAGAGTTAAATCTGACCGAATTACCGGAATTTACAAGTAGCAAAGGACTTAAAGCGAAGATTGATGCGATTAAATCAATCCCGTTAATTCAAGATTTACTGAATGTTGCTCCGAGCCCAAAAGAGACATCTCAGTTCTCACGTTCTTATTATCAAACGTTGCAGATTTTCAAAAATAAGCTGGATATTGATCCTGTAAGAAATACACAGTTAGTTAAGATTCGCTTCAGATCTGCTGACCCGGTACTTGCAACTAAAATTGCAAACGCAGTTGGTCAGGCTTACATCGATGCAAATTTTGAAGCTAAGTTAGTCGTAACCCAAAATGCCTCTACTTGGCTGACCAACAATGCACAAAAACTGGAAGAAAGGTTAAGAAACTCTGAGCAAGCGTTACAAGAGTTCCTGCTTCAGGAAGGGTTAATCGATATCAATGGCATCGATGACATCTATGCCAACGAGTTAGAAGAGTTGAGCCGCAAGCTCAATACTGCCGTCAATAATCGCATAGAAGCTCAAACCTTAATTGAGCTACTCAAGAGTAAGTCATCGCAAAATCTGGATAGCCTGCTATCAATTGATGAGTTCGCCAACCAGGCACAGATCCGCGATCTCAAGCTATCTGAAGCCCAAGCCGAGAAAAGTGTCTCTGAACTATCTCAGCGTTACGGTCCGAAACATGACCGAATGATACAAGCCCAAGCACAATTGAGGTCGATTCAACAACGAACAGAGCAGCTGATTCGTGAAATCTCTTTTAGCAAACAGCAGGACTTACTTGCGGCTAAGGCACAGGAAGAGATGCTTCGCACAGAGCTGAATAACAAAAAAGTGGATTTCCAATCTCTAGGCTCACAGAAAACGCGCTTTGAACAACTAAAACGAGAGGTTGAATCAAATAAGGATCTGTACGAAACATTCCTAAACAGAGAAAAGGAAACCAGTGCAACCAGCGATTATAGGAACGTTACTGCTCGTTTTACCGATAAAGCCATCATTCCTCTGTTTCCAGTTGCTCCGCAAAGGATGAAATTGGTGCTTACTGCTGCTTTTTTTGGCTTTGCAATCGCCTGCGCACTCATCATCATTCTAGAGACACTTCGCGACGTGATAAGAACGGCTTCGGACGTCGAGGAAAAACTTGGTATGACGTGTCTAGGAACCATTCCTATGGTTAAAAATCGCCGCTTACGCAAAGGTGGCGTGACCTATACCGCCTACCTGGACAAAGATGAGAAACTATTTAGTGAAGCATGTCGCTCGGTGAGAACGTCTCTGCTGCTAAAGCTAACCAATAGCCAACAGAAAATCTTAGCTTTCACTTCGAGTATTCCGGAAGAAGGCAAAACCTCAACCAGTATCAATATGGCGGCGTCTTTTTCAAAGATGGAGAAAGTGTTGATTATTGACTGTGACCTTCGCAGGCCGTCACTGGCAAAACGATTCAATATTCCTGAATCTCAACCGGGACTAACAAACATACTTTCCATGGATACTGCGATCAAAGACTGCTTAGTGAGAGTGGAGGAAGCCAATTTGGATGTACTTCCGACAGGTTTAATTCCGCCAAACCCTCAGGAGTTATTAGCGTCAAGTCGATTCAAAAAGTTACTGGAACATTTTCAAGAAAAGTATGACCGAATCATCATTGACACCCCGCCACTTATTTCAATCAGCGATGCCTTGATAATTGGCCAGTACACAAATGGGCTTATCACTGTGATTCGTTCAGAATCCACAAAAGCGCCCCTGGTTAACATCGCGTTATCCAAGCAAATACAGCATTCTGTACCGTCTCTTGGCGTTCTCATCACGCAAGGAAAGTATAAAGATGGAGAAACTCTGTATGTCCAGAAATACGCCTATTAA
- the yqfB gene encoding N(4)-acetylcytidine aminohydrolase: protein MSSHPTKITFFEFLTPLITSGKKIITIRDESESHYVPGTEVEVFTLETDRKVCDIKILSVEPIHFDEINEFHAEQEAIELPELKQLIREIYPDTDTLFVIEYRLLEKTN, encoded by the coding sequence ATGTCATCTCACCCAACAAAAATCACCTTTTTTGAGTTTCTGACTCCGTTGATTACATCAGGAAAAAAGATCATCACAATTAGAGATGAATCAGAAAGTCATTATGTCCCCGGCACGGAAGTGGAAGTATTTACATTAGAAACTGACCGTAAAGTCTGCGACATCAAGATATTGTCCGTAGAGCCTATCCATTTCGATGAAATCAATGAGTTTCATGCTGAGCAAGAAGCGATTGAATTACCAGAGTTAAAACAACTTATCCGCGAAATTTACCCGGATACAGATACTCTCTTTGTCATCGAATATAGACTGCTAGAAAAAACCAACTGA
- a CDS encoding NAD(P)-dependent oxidoreductase, giving the protein MEKLRVAFIGLGVMGYPMAGYLSKAGYETKVYNRTKAKAEKWAQEYSGVACDTPSEAAEGCDIVFTCVGNDDDVRSVVYGEEGVLVGLKAGAVLVDHTTTSADLAIELADACTKMGNHFVDAPVSGGQAGAENGVLTIMCGGEPSIYEKVAPVMDVYAKQITLLGENGQGQRCKMVNQICIAGVLQGLSEALLLAQKSGLDIEQVVDTLKHGAAGSWQMENRATTMAQDKFDFGFAIDWMRKDLGFCLKEAERVGLDLPLTKKVDEQYADLQRDGLGRMDTSVLIKAVSKN; this is encoded by the coding sequence ATGGAAAAATTACGTGTAGCATTTATTGGTTTGGGTGTAATGGGTTACCCGATGGCAGGCTATTTAAGTAAAGCCGGCTATGAAACCAAGGTTTACAACCGAACAAAAGCAAAAGCGGAAAAGTGGGCGCAGGAGTACAGTGGCGTCGCATGTGATACACCAAGCGAAGCTGCCGAAGGTTGCGATATTGTTTTTACCTGTGTCGGCAATGATGATGATGTACGCAGTGTGGTTTATGGCGAAGAAGGGGTCCTTGTCGGATTAAAGGCAGGAGCGGTTTTAGTTGACCACACGACAACCTCTGCTGACTTGGCTATAGAACTTGCTGACGCGTGTACTAAGATGGGTAACCATTTTGTTGATGCCCCGGTATCCGGCGGACAAGCAGGCGCAGAAAATGGCGTGCTAACTATCATGTGTGGCGGTGAACCAAGCATTTACGAGAAGGTCGCTCCAGTTATGGACGTATATGCCAAACAGATAACTTTGCTCGGTGAGAATGGGCAGGGACAGCGCTGTAAAATGGTTAACCAAATCTGTATTGCCGGCGTGTTACAAGGCTTAAGTGAAGCTTTGTTACTCGCTCAGAAATCGGGCTTAGATATTGAACAAGTGGTTGATACACTCAAACACGGCGCTGCTGGCTCATGGCAAATGGAAAATCGCGCCACGACTATGGCGCAGGATAAATTTGATTTCGGTTTTGCCATCGATTGGATGCGCAAAGACCTTGGTTTCTGCCTGAAAGAAGCAGAGCGTGTTGGGCTGGATTTGCCTTTAACCAAAAAGGTAGATGAGCAATATGCAGACCTGCAACGCGATGGCTTGGGACGCATGGATACTTCAGTATTGATTAAAGCAGTATCTAAAAATTAA
- a CDS encoding glycosyltransferase: MKKVLHITESFGGGVQTALYSYAHSSRHESYQHLLLARARKKDLTNDSNHNVFVQARWVEGGLLQLMRDANQMIADTQPDIIHLHSSKAGFLGRFLNTGHARLVYTPHCYAFEREDISSFARQIYKTLEKVLLSKVDVVAGCSQRECDLAISIGAKRAELLNNYVTYQSEEREPRDKQELLKIVVLGRVAPQKDPQFLINTLENLNLTTLNHKLEIIWIGGGDEVLEKQLKAAGVTVTGMLPRDEVVKQLKTSDIYLHTAAWEGMPLTILEASKLHLPMVIRSIGATKDLDYPFLAQTPVEMAKQLTHCINHYHDINFRQYTTELNNTFSEEKQRLALNSIYS; the protein is encoded by the coding sequence ATGAAAAAAGTACTCCATATAACTGAATCCTTTGGTGGTGGCGTTCAGACGGCCTTGTACAGCTACGCCCACTCTTCCCGACATGAATCTTATCAGCATTTGTTGCTAGCAAGAGCACGTAAAAAAGATCTGACCAATGACAGCAACCATAATGTATTTGTACAAGCACGATGGGTAGAAGGCGGCTTGCTACAGCTTATGCGGGATGCCAACCAGATGATCGCTGATACTCAGCCAGATATCATTCACCTGCATTCCAGTAAAGCAGGCTTTCTGGGACGTTTTTTAAATACCGGTCACGCGCGCTTAGTGTATACCCCTCACTGCTATGCATTCGAACGTGAGGATATTTCTTCTTTTGCGCGCCAGATCTATAAGACGTTAGAGAAAGTCTTGCTAAGTAAGGTTGATGTCGTGGCCGGTTGCAGTCAACGCGAATGCGACTTGGCGATCAGCATTGGGGCAAAACGTGCCGAGCTTCTAAATAACTACGTAACTTATCAGAGTGAAGAGCGTGAACCTCGCGATAAGCAGGAACTATTGAAGATAGTCGTGCTTGGTCGCGTAGCTCCCCAAAAAGACCCCCAGTTTCTGATTAATACGTTAGAGAATCTTAACCTGACGACACTGAACCATAAGCTGGAGATCATTTGGATCGGGGGCGGAGACGAGGTTCTTGAAAAGCAGTTAAAAGCCGCCGGAGTGACCGTAACTGGTATGCTGCCGCGTGATGAAGTGGTTAAACAGTTAAAAACATCGGACATCTACCTTCATACCGCAGCTTGGGAAGGTATGCCTTTAACTATTCTGGAAGCCTCGAAGCTACACCTGCCTATGGTTATTCGCTCTATTGGCGCAACTAAAGATCTAGACTATCCATTTTTAGCCCAGACACCCGTGGAGATGGCTAAACAGTTAACGCACTGCATTAACCATTATCACGATATTAACTTCCGCCAATATACCACCGAACTCAACAATACTTTCAGCGAAGAAAAACAGCGCCTCGCTTTGAACAGCATTTACAGTTAG